A single genomic interval of Planctomycetota bacterium harbors:
- a CDS encoding prepilin-type N-terminal cleavage/methylation domain-containing protein, whose protein sequence is MKKRAFTLIELLVVVAIIALLIAMLLPALREAREKARIAVCGSNQRQLVTLNYVYAADNRNQLPLDAVNNNGNWLWDLTRWQTDRIIKLGAARDFYYCPSNRDQNDDGLWNYNSVYRVTGYWFTYRRLVGAMIVPSGQFLTGKIYTESILTPRPSDTELVTDATLCDNNNNFDSIQGGFYKPHHTPHLDGVGKPSGGNMGFIDGHVSWRPFGDMAIERINPQSWF, encoded by the coding sequence ATGAAAAAGCGCGCCTTTACCCTCATCGAACTGCTCGTCGTCGTGGCGATCATCGCGCTGCTCATCGCCATGCTCCTGCCCGCCCTGCGCGAAGCGCGCGAGAAGGCGCGCATCGCCGTGTGCGGGTCCAATCAGCGACAGCTTGTGACGCTCAACTACGTCTACGCGGCCGACAACCGCAATCAGCTCCCGCTCGACGCGGTGAACAATAACGGCAACTGGCTCTGGGACCTGACCCGATGGCAGACCGATCGGATCATCAAGCTCGGGGCCGCACGCGATTTTTACTACTGCCCGTCCAACCGGGATCAGAACGACGACGGCTTGTGGAACTACAACAGCGTGTACCGCGTGACCGGATACTGGTTCACGTACCGCCGGCTCGTCGGCGCGATGATCGTGCCCAGCGGACAATTTCTGACGGGGAAGATTTACACCGAGTCAATTCTCACGCCCCGGCCCAGCGACACCGAACTCGTCACCGACGCCACGCTCTGCGACAACAACAATAATTTCGATTCGATCCAGGGCGGATTCTACAAGCCGCACCACACGCCGCACCTCGACGGCGTGGGCAAACCGTCGGGCGGGAACATGGGCTTCATCGACGGGCACGTGAGCTGGCGCCCCTTCGGCGACATGGCGATCGAACGCATCAATCCGCAGAGCTGGTTCTGA
- a CDS encoding zinc metallopeptidase, with the protein MFYFDQVYLMYMIPGLLLAMWAQAKVRHAYAAASEIRPASGLTGAQAAEAICREVGMSDVRIEQVNGWLSDHYDPRHKVLRLSPEVYNGRSLAALGIAAHEAGHAVQDAVGYFPLRLRNGLVPMASLGSGLSYIVIIAGVIFNMMHLMLAGVILFGLTVVFQLVNLPCEFNASSRARELLLTLGLVRQDEDRHVKRVLDAAAMTYVAALVTSLLTLMYYVSIFTRRN; encoded by the coding sequence ATGTTCTATTTCGACCAGGTTTATCTGATGTACATGATCCCGGGCCTGCTGCTTGCGATGTGGGCTCAGGCGAAGGTGCGGCACGCCTACGCCGCGGCGTCGGAGATTCGCCCGGCCAGCGGGCTGACGGGCGCTCAGGCCGCCGAAGCCATCTGCCGGGAGGTCGGCATGTCCGACGTCCGCATCGAGCAGGTCAACGGCTGGCTCAGCGATCATTACGACCCGCGCCATAAGGTGCTGCGCTTGAGCCCCGAGGTGTACAACGGGCGATCGCTGGCGGCGTTAGGCATCGCGGCGCACGAAGCGGGGCATGCGGTGCAGGACGCGGTCGGCTATTTCCCCCTCCGACTCCGCAACGGGCTGGTCCCCATGGCGTCGCTCGGGTCGGGGCTGAGCTACATCGTCATCATCGCCGGCGTCATTTTCAACATGATGCACCTGATGCTGGCGGGCGTGATTCTGTTCGGCCTGACGGTGGTGTTTCAGCTCGTCAATCTGCCGTGTGAATTCAATGCTTCGAGCCGGGCGCGCGAGCTTCTTTTGACCCTCGGACTCGTCCGGCAGGACGAAGACCGGCATGTCAAGCGTGTGCTGGACGCGGCGGCGATGACCTACGTCGCCGCCCTGGTGACCTCGCTTTTGACGCTCATGTATTACGTGTCGATCTTCACCCGGCGAAACTGA
- a CDS encoding translation initiation factor IF-3, with protein sequence MVRRSDACKPSGVRHISRRRSFTKREEPGKSLRINERIRISPIRLIDENNEQIGVIDTASAMQRAKAAGLDLVEVAPNSSPPVCRIMDYGKWKYQQKKKEAKAKSNSKQSEMKEVRLRPGTDDHDLQIKASRAREFFKDGHKVQFTILFKGRQMAHREIGFKIFDDIRNSFDDCAHVEMTPRIQGRRMTMMMAPGAKPKAKPAMMSDAPPPAAKPAPAPAPAPAPAQEASAT encoded by the coding sequence ATGGTGCGGCGGTCCGACGCGTGCAAACCCTCAGGAGTCCGACACATCAGCAGGCGACGTTCATTTACCAAGCGTGAAGAGCCCGGCAAGAGTCTCCGGATCAACGAACGCATCCGTATCAGCCCCATTCGACTGATCGACGAAAACAACGAGCAGATCGGCGTCATCGACACCGCTTCCGCCATGCAGCGCGCCAAGGCGGCGGGCCTCGACCTTGTCGAAGTCGCCCCCAACAGCTCGCCGCCCGTTTGCCGCATCATGGACTACGGCAAATGGAAGTACCAGCAGAAGAAGAAGGAAGCCAAGGCCAAGAGCAACTCCAAGCAGTCGGAAATGAAGGAAGTCCGACTCCGCCCCGGCACCGATGATCACGACCTTCAGATCAAAGCCAGCCGGGCCCGCGAGTTCTTCAAGGATGGGCACAAGGTCCAGTTCACCATCCTCTTCAAAGGCCGCCAGATGGCCCACCGTGAAATCGGCTTCAAGATCTTCGACGACATCCGCAACAGCTTCGACGACTGCGCTCACGTCGAAATGACCCCGCGCATTCAGGGACGCCGCATGACCATGATGATGGCCCCCGGCGCCAAGCCCAAGGCCAAGCCCGCCATGATGTCCGACGCCCCGCCCCCGGCCGCTAAACCCGCCCCGGCCCCGGCCCCCGCGCCCGCACCGGCCCAGGAGGCCTCCGCTACCTGA
- a CDS encoding DUF1559 domain-containing protein: protein MQKKAFTLIELLVVITILVTLLAILRPSIRRSVDAARVVSCASRMRQVQLAWIAFMPDHGNVIPRGQPGGTAGSPNEYFVADGNTYSSIAYGSLYPYVGQRTLTELNAMSVTQREQVLSTDPGTTVFKCPADPNPNLRTWSIVGPMRGEGYTSTSQMGTDRFTSILNHAMQAVLVEEQDYRSAYNVGSWLMPVTETSKWHWTDYTAPFHDNKTSQNMGFADGHIELWQWVDDTTLDAAHESELYVGKGDTAAHNPPFFAVSYEHGIDWKRMRVAYRQLNSTDDNSIIYYRNADAIQ, encoded by the coding sequence ATGCAAAAAAAGGCGTTTACGCTCATCGAGCTTCTGGTGGTGATCACCATTCTGGTGACGCTATTGGCGATTCTGCGGCCGTCGATCCGCCGGTCGGTCGACGCGGCGCGCGTGGTGAGCTGCGCATCGCGCATGCGGCAGGTGCAGCTTGCATGGATCGCGTTCATGCCCGACCACGGCAACGTCATTCCGCGCGGCCAGCCCGGCGGCACGGCCGGTTCGCCCAATGAATATTTCGTCGCCGACGGCAACACGTATTCGTCGATCGCCTACGGATCGCTGTATCCCTACGTCGGCCAGCGCACGCTCACGGAGCTGAACGCGATGAGCGTGACGCAGCGCGAGCAGGTGCTTTCGACGGACCCGGGGACGACGGTGTTCAAGTGTCCGGCCGACCCGAATCCGAATCTGCGGACATGGTCGATCGTCGGGCCGATGCGCGGCGAAGGGTACACGTCGACCTCGCAGATGGGCACGGATCGCTTCACCTCGATTCTCAATCACGCCATGCAGGCGGTGCTGGTGGAGGAGCAGGACTATCGCTCGGCGTACAACGTCGGCTCGTGGCTCATGCCCGTGACGGAGACGAGCAAGTGGCACTGGACCGACTACACCGCGCCGTTCCACGACAACAAGACGTCGCAGAACATGGGCTTCGCCGACGGGCACATCGAGCTTTGGCAATGGGTCGACGACACGACACTCGACGCGGCGCACGAGAGCGAGCTTTACGTCGGCAAGGGCGACACCGCCGCGCACAACCCGCCGTTCTTCGCGGTGTCCTACGAGCATGGGATCGACTGGAAGCGGATGCGCGTGGCGTACCGGCAACTCAACAGCACCGACGACAATTCGATCATCTATTACCGCAACGCCGACGCGATTCAGTGA
- a CDS encoding prepilin-type N-terminal cleavage/methylation domain-containing protein, with protein sequence MKNKHGHGAFTLIELLVVVAIIALLMAILLPAMSKARAVAKMVACEANYHTKVQAFVIYAQDNKRELPVFGIKGNGGTCVYLTTTVIPWALTRYGLVTNNLKDTNDWSGYYTNYKDVAKSAWQCPAVEHTLMFYDTGSGTAAFNVYPATNVLTALKGQPWFLGQRSVANLNDRAGVLMAETVRTDTAGKLILPTTHPNELVVHGFSDGSVQALDAKVFSYAAGVLKPEYTPWNSGPAGWWWFWRESL encoded by the coding sequence ATGAAAAACAAACACGGACATGGCGCGTTCACGTTGATTGAACTGCTCGTCGTCGTCGCGATCATCGCGCTGTTGATGGCGATCCTGCTGCCGGCGATGAGCAAGGCGCGGGCGGTTGCGAAGATGGTCGCCTGCGAAGCCAATTACCACACGAAGGTGCAGGCGTTCGTCATCTACGCGCAGGACAACAAGCGCGAGCTGCCGGTGTTCGGGATCAAAGGCAACGGCGGGACGTGCGTGTACCTGACGACGACGGTGATTCCGTGGGCGTTGACGCGCTACGGACTGGTCACCAACAACCTCAAGGATACGAACGACTGGTCGGGCTACTACACGAACTACAAGGACGTCGCCAAGTCGGCGTGGCAGTGCCCGGCGGTCGAGCACACGCTTATGTTCTACGACACCGGCTCGGGCACGGCGGCTTTCAATGTGTATCCCGCGACGAATGTGCTCACGGCACTGAAGGGTCAGCCGTGGTTTTTGGGTCAGCGGTCGGTGGCGAATCTCAATGATCGGGCCGGCGTGCTGATGGCCGAGACGGTCCGCACGGATACGGCGGGCAAGCTGATCCTGCCCACGACGCATCCCAACGAGCTGGTCGTGCACGGGTTTTCCGACGGTTCCGTGCAGGCGCTGGACGCCAAGGTGTTCAGCTACGCGGCGGGCGTGCTCAAGCCCGAGTACACGCCCTGGAACAGCGGGCCGGCGGGCTGGTGGTGGTTCTGGCGGGAGTCGCTGTAA
- a CDS encoding prepilin-type N-terminal cleavage/methylation domain-containing protein yields the protein MNGAFKLARCTKESVMRRRGFTLIELMVVLSIIAVLLAILMPSMERARSVARMSVCEANYHTKVQAFLSYAADRFGQLPVFTYDGSSSPYLTHDYTPKALISYGLKTNDYNDPNQLSGYYANYQGVSDSAWMCPSVRYVMMFYKTLPTDPLSFNSYPATNVLTGLKGNALFMGKVSLSKLSDGNGAIMCETVRSDAAGNPAMPTAHPDDRAVHGFADGSVEAKDAKTYSYYGTGAPAARMNVWNNGAAYWWWFWYETAN from the coding sequence ATGAATGGCGCATTCAAACTCGCACGGTGCACGAAGGAGTCCGTCATGCGTCGTCGCGGATTTACGCTGATTGAACTGATGGTGGTGCTGAGCATCATCGCCGTGCTGCTGGCGATTCTGATGCCGTCGATGGAACGGGCGCGGTCGGTGGCGCGCATGAGTGTGTGCGAGGCGAATTATCACACGAAGGTGCAGGCGTTTCTGAGCTACGCCGCGGACCGCTTCGGACAGCTTCCGGTGTTCACGTATGACGGAAGCTCGAGCCCGTATTTGACGCACGACTATACGCCCAAGGCCCTGATCAGCTACGGCCTGAAGACCAACGACTACAACGATCCGAATCAGCTTTCGGGCTACTACGCGAATTATCAGGGGGTGTCGGACTCGGCGTGGATGTGCCCGTCGGTGCGTTATGTGATGATGTTCTACAAGACGCTGCCGACCGATCCCTTGAGTTTCAATTCATACCCGGCGACGAATGTCCTCACCGGGCTCAAGGGCAATGCGCTGTTCATGGGCAAAGTGTCGCTGAGCAAATTGTCCGACGGCAACGGCGCGATCATGTGCGAAACCGTCCGCAGCGACGCGGCGGGCAATCCCGCGATGCCGACGGCTCACCCCGACGACCGCGCGGTCCACGGGTTCGCCGACGGCTCGGTCGAGGCGAAGGACGCCAAAACGTACAGCTACTACGGCACCGGGGCGCCGGCGGCGCGCATGAACGTCTGGAACAACGGGGCGGCGTACTGGTGGTGGTTCTGGTACGAGACGGCCAATTGA
- a CDS encoding sigma-70 family RNA polymerase sigma factor: MPHGLVHHDDELPRGERFVPLLLAHQQRIYGLILSLVPDWNDADDLMQQATTVMWRKFDAFEPGTDFAAWAMAIARFEVMDFRKRKAISKLKFNNEAVAQIADRMSHVDPSADDRKAALRSCLAKLPPRDQQLVRLRYEAGATTQSVAEAVHRSTDAVYKALNRIRGQLLLCIRTTLSQGETR; the protein is encoded by the coding sequence ATGCCCCACGGACTGGTCCATCATGATGACGAACTGCCGCGCGGCGAGCGGTTCGTGCCGCTGCTTTTGGCGCATCAGCAGCGGATCTATGGGCTGATTCTGTCGCTGGTGCCCGACTGGAACGATGCGGACGATCTGATGCAGCAGGCGACGACGGTCATGTGGCGGAAGTTCGATGCATTTGAACCGGGCACGGACTTCGCGGCATGGGCGATGGCGATCGCGCGGTTTGAGGTGATGGACTTCCGCAAACGCAAGGCGATCAGCAAACTCAAGTTCAACAACGAAGCGGTCGCGCAGATCGCGGACCGGATGAGCCACGTCGATCCGTCGGCGGACGATCGGAAGGCGGCGCTGCGGTCGTGTCTGGCGAAGCTTCCGCCGCGCGATCAGCAGCTTGTGCGCTTGCGCTACGAAGCGGGGGCGACGACGCAGTCGGTCGCCGAGGCGGTGCATCGTTCGACCGACGCGGTGTACAAGGCGCTCAATCGCATCCGGGGCCAGCTTTTGTTGTGCATCCGCACGACGCTCTCGCAGGGGGAGACGCGATGA
- a CDS encoding TIGR02757 family protein, translating to MANLRGPDKSLPTIIRRMTPPVRTRDRLEDLYQQFHHPRFLGSDPLQVVYAYADPTDRQIIGLIAALLAYGNVRAILGGIAQVTTRLTPRPHEYLLNSSPAAIERDFRAFRYRVTSGQEMAALLVGVRKMLIAHGDLHAGFAAQLRDEEPTVIGAMGRWVDELTRAAGHPLMHLLPHPSRGSACKRLCLYLRWMVRHDAIDPGGFAAVSPAKLVIPLDTHMHAMARRLRLTRRRTPTLPTAMDITAAFRRLCPDDPLRYDFCLTRPGILRVPM from the coding sequence ATGGCGAATCTCCGTGGTCCTGACAAATCCTTACCGACTATCATACGCCGCATGACCCCGCCGGTTCGCACACGTGATCGCCTCGAAGACCTCTACCAGCAGTTCCACCACCCGCGCTTTCTCGGGTCCGATCCGCTTCAGGTCGTCTACGCATACGCCGACCCGACCGATCGCCAGATCATCGGCCTCATCGCCGCGCTGCTCGCCTACGGCAACGTCCGCGCGATCCTCGGCGGGATCGCGCAGGTCACGACACGGCTCACTCCGCGCCCGCATGAATACCTGCTCAATTCATCCCCCGCCGCGATCGAGCGCGACTTCCGCGCGTTTCGCTATCGCGTAACGAGCGGCCAGGAGATGGCCGCCCTGCTCGTCGGAGTGCGGAAAATGCTCATCGCGCATGGCGATCTGCATGCGGGTTTCGCCGCGCAGTTGCGCGATGAGGAGCCCACGGTGATCGGAGCGATGGGTCGATGGGTGGACGAACTGACGCGAGCCGCCGGTCATCCGCTCATGCATCTGTTGCCGCATCCGTCGCGCGGGTCGGCGTGCAAACGGCTGTGCCTGTATCTGCGATGGATGGTGCGGCACGATGCGATCGACCCGGGCGGATTTGCGGCTGTTTCCCCGGCGAAACTCGTCATTCCGCTGGACACGCACATGCACGCCATGGCTCGCCGCCTGCGCTTAACGCGCCGCCGCACGCCGACGCTGCCCACCGCGATGGACATCACCGCCGCGTTCCGCCGGCTCTGCCCCGACGATCCCCTGCGCTACGACTTTTGCCTGACGCGCCCGGGCATCCTGCGCGTCCCCATGTAG
- a CDS encoding cellulase family glycosylhydrolase: protein MPQFARRLWFVMVMFPAVAVFAQSPRPLIDADKPMGGWKFYDAPEFPGAKGTLALDEPFEGRPVLKLAGDFSAGGQYVQASIVPPNVPVDTITFWLNAPAGMNTLGTRLVDGSGQTHQIKLKIADHGGWQQVVIPVRAYFDKLGTSSALNIAEQYEHWGGANDAKWHQPCRLLAILDTRHAPGVTGSLLVRDAMLTPAPETSIVTRSLPFDTALAAGVVDWKLNLGWEFAGARGDLKLLAAEPPAEHHALHLEADFTQGGRYVSAERSLEDFNVKAIEAIHLKMRSPNARTYTLRLNDGTGQCFQFKGRTVEADGQWHDLTIDPRKVGGVEHWGGANDGQWHDPARGIAILLTRESSEDLKPWMDLAPDALDATIEAQRQGDTIRETFDDAAALEGGWTLEGHVALSEPGAAGGRCIELARTIDEIEKPASATGPRFAVAPGIWAIALTQRSDLHSPDNSYHAAVMLEVFDHAGASMTKLPVAYGMGKTAWQKVTKTLDLPDGAAAGRFVVTFEKTYGSYQLDDLSAARLSTQPVHQKVRRILLSSDVLGNLFMPGDEVRLHLRVEADAPLMPEECKATCTLRDDGGALMLEPIDVTLTSGESKPGQFTYAADVTLPADRIMIGKFYELHVAVPQAQAEPTEEYAGLAILPPAPTNRYAPTQVPFTVRNWDSRIPVYFELADRLGIRQVGVWGGWSSKPPYKPEGPGIDLCRKLGMKWITGTRASEVEDHGFANIDETALRQGMRNFLEKYADQGLSMIALGNEPHGTGQKVLDNVEAYKAIYETVKAFDPNIIVLGTSVEPNEEYFKAGYQNALDAYDFHSYESYDEMRQTMRQYRDLMKKYDAVKPLHATEIGLNSQGQTRRAVATTMIKKITTFFAEGGATIGWFTIQYPDPKGQARGSITDTHCMIDCKYDLYNPRLDAVTYYHLVNAIGVKKFVDQKVYDNGVRAYLFRDEAGHCLEVMWADDATKIVDVPIHAAGAIDCVRLDGSRSALHAVHDAITLSVSDAPLMLLFDGAEAKLAESLAPPKVSLTAPAAVKRGDALSVDLTVDGLTAGDLSVCGPVMWKAELADAGAGHVTLTIHAPVATPGRVARFEVQRRDGTGVNASVCIQVDVQ from the coding sequence TTGCCGCAATTCGCCCGCCGCCTGTGGTTCGTGATGGTCATGTTTCCGGCCGTCGCCGTCTTCGCCCAGTCACCCCGGCCTTTGATCGATGCGGACAAACCGATGGGTGGGTGGAAGTTCTACGATGCCCCCGAGTTCCCCGGCGCCAAGGGCACTCTGGCGCTCGACGAGCCCTTTGAGGGCCGCCCCGTGCTCAAACTCGCCGGCGACTTTTCCGCCGGCGGGCAGTACGTGCAGGCCAGTATCGTGCCGCCGAATGTGCCCGTTGACACGATCACGTTCTGGCTCAATGCCCCCGCCGGGATGAACACGCTCGGCACGCGCCTCGTCGACGGGTCCGGTCAGACGCATCAGATCAAGCTCAAGATCGCCGACCACGGCGGATGGCAGCAAGTCGTCATCCCCGTTCGCGCATACTTCGATAAGCTCGGAACTTCGTCCGCTCTGAACATCGCCGAGCAGTACGAACATTGGGGCGGGGCCAACGATGCGAAGTGGCATCAACCGTGTCGACTGCTGGCGATTCTCGACACGCGCCATGCGCCCGGCGTCACCGGTTCGCTGCTCGTGCGCGACGCCATGCTCACACCCGCGCCGGAAACTTCCATCGTCACCCGTTCGCTGCCGTTCGATACCGCGCTGGCGGCGGGGGTCGTCGACTGGAAGCTCAATCTCGGATGGGAATTCGCCGGGGCGCGCGGCGATCTGAAACTGCTGGCGGCCGAACCGCCGGCGGAGCATCACGCCCTGCACCTCGAAGCCGACTTCACGCAGGGCGGGCGCTACGTCAGTGCGGAGCGCTCGCTGGAGGATTTCAACGTCAAGGCGATCGAGGCGATTCATCTGAAGATGCGCTCGCCCAACGCCCGCACCTACACGCTGCGCTTGAACGACGGCACCGGTCAGTGCTTTCAGTTCAAGGGGCGGACCGTCGAGGCCGACGGACAATGGCACGACCTGACCATCGACCCGCGCAAAGTCGGCGGGGTCGAACACTGGGGCGGGGCCAACGACGGCCAATGGCACGACCCGGCCCGCGGGATCGCCATCCTTCTGACGCGCGAATCGAGCGAAGACCTCAAGCCGTGGATGGACCTGGCGCCCGACGCGCTCGATGCGACGATCGAAGCGCAGCGACAGGGCGACACGATCCGCGAAACCTTCGATGACGCGGCGGCGCTCGAAGGCGGCTGGACCCTTGAAGGCCATGTCGCGTTGTCCGAACCCGGCGCCGCCGGCGGGCGATGCATTGAACTGGCGCGCACGATCGACGAAATCGAAAAGCCCGCCAGCGCGACCGGCCCGCGATTCGCCGTCGCGCCGGGGATATGGGCCATCGCGCTGACGCAGCGTTCGGACCTGCATTCGCCGGACAATTCGTATCACGCCGCGGTAATGCTGGAGGTCTTCGACCACGCCGGCGCGTCGATGACGAAGCTGCCGGTGGCATACGGCATGGGCAAGACGGCATGGCAAAAAGTCACGAAAACGCTGGACCTGCCTGACGGCGCGGCGGCGGGGCGGTTTGTGGTGACATTTGAAAAGACCTATGGGTCGTACCAGCTCGATGATCTGTCGGCCGCGCGTCTGAGCACGCAGCCGGTGCATCAGAAGGTACGCCGGATTCTGCTGTCGAGCGATGTGCTCGGCAACCTGTTCATGCCGGGCGACGAAGTGCGCCTGCACCTCCGCGTCGAAGCCGATGCGCCGCTCATGCCCGAGGAATGCAAGGCGACCTGCACGCTGCGCGACGACGGCGGGGCGCTGATGCTCGAACCGATCGACGTGACGCTCACGAGCGGCGAATCGAAGCCGGGGCAGTTCACTTACGCGGCCGATGTGACGCTGCCGGCGGATCGCATCATGATCGGCAAGTTTTACGAGTTGCATGTCGCCGTTCCTCAGGCGCAGGCGGAGCCGACCGAGGAGTACGCGGGGCTGGCGATTCTGCCGCCGGCTCCGACGAATCGGTATGCTCCGACGCAAGTGCCGTTCACCGTGCGCAACTGGGACAGCCGCATCCCGGTGTATTTCGAGCTGGCGGATCGGTTGGGGATTCGGCAGGTCGGGGTATGGGGCGGATGGTCGAGCAAGCCGCCGTACAAGCCCGAGGGGCCGGGGATCGATCTGTGCCGGAAGCTGGGGATGAAATGGATCACCGGCACGCGTGCGTCGGAAGTCGAGGACCACGGGTTCGCCAACATTGACGAAACCGCGCTGCGGCAGGGCATGCGGAATTTTCTGGAGAAGTACGCGGATCAGGGTCTGTCGATGATCGCGCTGGGCAACGAACCGCACGGCACGGGGCAGAAGGTGCTCGACAACGTCGAGGCGTACAAGGCGATTTACGAGACGGTCAAGGCCTTCGACCCGAATATCATCGTGCTGGGCACGAGCGTCGAGCCCAACGAGGAATACTTCAAGGCGGGCTACCAGAACGCGCTCGATGCCTATGACTTTCACAGCTACGAGTCCTATGACGAGATGCGCCAAACGATGCGGCAGTATCGCGATCTGATGAAAAAATACGATGCGGTCAAACCGCTGCACGCGACGGAAATCGGGCTCAACAGCCAGGGTCAGACGCGGCGGGCCGTCGCCACGACGATGATCAAAAAGATCACGACCTTCTTCGCCGAGGGCGGCGCGACCATCGGGTGGTTCACGATTCAGTACCCCGACCCGAAAGGTCAGGCCCGCGGGTCGATCACCGATACGCACTGCATGATCGACTGCAAATACGACCTGTACAACCCGCGCCTCGACGCGGTGACGTACTACCACCTCGTCAACGCCATCGGCGTCAAGAAGTTCGTCGATCAGAAGGTGTACGACAACGGCGTGCGGGCGTACCTGTTCCGCGATGAAGCGGGGCATTGTTTGGAGGTGATGTGGGCCGATGACGCGACGAAGATCGTCGACGTGCCGATCCATGCGGCGGGGGCGATCGACTGCGTGCGACTCGATGGTTCGCGCAGTGCGCTGCACGCGGTGCATGATGCGATCACGCTTTCGGTGAGCGATGCGCCGCTGATGCTGCTGTTTGATGGTGCGGAGGCGAAACTTGCAGAATCGCTCGCGCCGCCGAAGGTTTCATTGACCGCGCCGGCGGCGGTGAAACGGGGCGATGCCCTGAGCGTCGATCTGACGGTCGACGGGCTGACGGCGGGGGACTTGTCGGTGTGCGGGCCGGTCATGTGGAAGGCGGAACTTGCGGATGCGGGGGCAGGGCATGTGACGTTGACGATTCACGCGCCCGTTGCGACGCCGGGGCGGGTCGCGCGATTCGAGGTGCAGCGGCGCGACGGGACGGGGGTCAACGCAAGCGTGTGCATACAGGTGGATGTGCAATGA